A window of Paenibacillus sp. 19GGS1-52 contains these coding sequences:
- a CDS encoding LL-diaminopimelate aminotransferase yields MSIEQYQESYIQTNFAERIGGSNYGKDTAIYKFEKIKRAKASAKKDFPDIELIDMGVGEPDEMADAGIVAKLAEEAAKEENRGYSDNGIPEFKTAAAEYLREVFLVEGIDPVTEIVHSIGSKPALAMLPSCFINPGDITIMTVPGYPVLGTHTKYLGGQVFTVELKKENNFLPDLNSIPADIAGKAKLLYLNYPNNPTGASATPEFFTEVVAWAKKYDVVVVHDAPYAALTYDGKKPLSFLSVPGAKDVGVELHSLSKSYNMTGWRIGFVAGNPLVVKAFSDVKDNNDSGQFIAIQKAAAYGLAHPEITEAIATKYSRRHNLLVDALNSLGFKAEKPKGSFFLYVAAPKGIKGGRRFESGEDFSQFLIREKLISTVPWDDAGAFVRFSVTFIAKGEEEEKRVISEIQRRLSDVEFEF; encoded by the coding sequence ATGAGTATTGAACAATATCAGGAGAGCTATATTCAGACCAATTTTGCGGAGCGCATCGGCGGATCTAATTACGGCAAGGACACGGCGATTTATAAATTCGAGAAAATCAAACGCGCTAAAGCATCCGCTAAAAAGGATTTTCCCGATATCGAGCTGATCGACATGGGCGTAGGTGAGCCTGATGAGATGGCTGACGCAGGCATCGTTGCTAAGCTTGCCGAAGAAGCAGCCAAAGAAGAGAATCGTGGTTATTCCGATAATGGTATTCCTGAATTCAAGACAGCAGCGGCTGAATATCTGCGCGAAGTATTCCTAGTTGAAGGTATAGACCCTGTCACTGAAATTGTACACTCCATCGGCTCGAAGCCGGCACTGGCGATGTTGCCTTCCTGCTTTATTAACCCAGGAGATATCACTATCATGACTGTTCCGGGTTATCCTGTGCTGGGTACACACACCAAGTATCTGGGTGGACAAGTATTTACGGTAGAGCTGAAGAAAGAGAATAATTTCCTGCCTGACCTGAACTCTATTCCCGCAGATATTGCCGGCAAAGCAAAGTTGCTGTATCTGAACTATCCGAACAACCCAACGGGCGCAAGTGCGACTCCTGAATTTTTCACTGAGGTTGTTGCTTGGGCCAAAAAATATGATGTTGTTGTTGTCCACGATGCTCCATATGCGGCCCTGACGTATGATGGCAAGAAGCCACTTAGCTTTCTGTCCGTTCCCGGTGCCAAGGATGTTGGCGTAGAGCTGCATTCCCTCTCTAAATCCTACAATATGACAGGCTGGAGAATCGGTTTCGTGGCTGGTAATCCGCTCGTTGTTAAAGCATTCAGCGATGTGAAGGATAATAACGATTCCGGTCAGTTTATCGCTATACAGAAAGCAGCGGCCTACGGCCTCGCTCATCCTGAAATTACGGAAGCGATTGCCACTAAGTATTCCCGTCGCCACAATCTGCTGGTCGATGCGCTGAATAGCCTGGGCTTCAAAGCTGAGAAACCAAAGGGCTCCTTCTTCCTATATGTAGCTGCACCTAAAGGGATCAAGGGCGGACGCCGCTTTGAATCCGGTGAGGATTTCTCACAGTTCCTGATCCGTGAGAAGCTGATTTCTACTGTGCCTTGGGATGATGCCGGAGCATTCGTGCGCTTCTCCGTTACCTTCATCGCAAAAGGTGAAGAAGAAGAGAAACGTGTGATTTCGGAGATTCAGAGACGGCTTAGTGATGTTGAATTTGAATTTTAA
- a CDS encoding GNAT family N-acetyltransferase, translating into MELEFMTIAHWDESLWNRIEPVYREAFPSGAKPKGILRGMLERGIACIHAGLYDNEVVAMAVSGIEGAAADKRLIIDYLAVRKETRGQGYGTQFLGMVCDWAQKEHHVRGIIIEVEAGETEAHVERIHFWERCGFILTAYVHQYIWVPEPYQAMLLPLDQNISVQDNGQSLFRYINSFHKKAYRQR; encoded by the coding sequence ATGGAGCTGGAATTCATGACTATAGCCCATTGGGACGAATCACTGTGGAACAGAATTGAGCCGGTATATCGGGAAGCTTTCCCTAGCGGTGCCAAACCTAAAGGCATTCTGCGCGGCATGTTGGAAAGAGGGATTGCTTGTATTCATGCCGGATTGTACGATAACGAGGTCGTCGCCATGGCAGTTAGTGGAATCGAAGGGGCTGCTGCCGATAAGCGGCTTATTATTGACTATTTGGCAGTGCGCAAGGAAACGCGGGGACAAGGCTACGGGACACAATTCCTCGGTATGGTCTGCGATTGGGCACAGAAAGAACACCATGTTCGCGGGATCATCATTGAGGTGGAAGCAGGGGAAACAGAGGCACATGTTGAACGCATTCATTTCTGGGAGCGCTGCGGATTTATCCTGACCGCTTATGTCCATCAGTATATTTGGGTCCCCGAACCATATCAGGCAATGCTGCTGCCGCTGGATCAAAATATTAGTGTCCAAGATAACGGTCAATCCCTGTTTCGCTACATTAATTCATTCCACAAAAAAGCCTACCGGCAACGGTAG
- the pyrR gene encoding bifunctional pyr operon transcriptional regulator/uracil phosphoribosyltransferase PyrR, with translation MVTEKNVIMDETAIRRALSRIAHEILEKNKGIENCLLIGIRTRGVYLAQRIAERIKEIEGIDIPYGELDITHYRDDREEDGISREAKDQALNKSTLTITSGSIGSTSIHDKKVILFDDVLYTGRTIRAAMDALMDCGRPRMIQLAVLADRGHRELPIRPDYIGKNVPTSRHEQIEVALTEYDGKDEVYIISNREER, from the coding sequence ATGGTTACTGAGAAAAATGTCATTATGGATGAAACGGCGATTCGCCGGGCGCTGTCGCGCATTGCCCACGAGATTTTGGAGAAGAACAAGGGGATTGAGAACTGCCTGCTTATTGGTATTCGGACACGCGGGGTGTACCTGGCTCAGCGGATTGCCGAACGGATCAAGGAGATTGAAGGAATTGATATTCCTTATGGCGAGCTGGATATTACACATTATCGGGATGATCGTGAAGAAGATGGCATTAGTCGGGAAGCAAAGGATCAGGCTCTGAATAAGAGTACCTTGACCATTACCTCCGGCAGTATAGGCAGTACTAGCATCCACGACAAAAAAGTAATATTGTTCGACGATGTGCTGTACACCGGACGTACGATTCGCGCAGCCATGGATGCACTGATGGATTGCGGGCGTCCGCGGATGATTCAGCTGGCAGTGCTGGCGGATCGCGGACACCGGGAGCTGCCCATTCGTCCAGACTACATCGGCAAGAATGTACCTACCTCAAGACATGAGCAAATTGAAGTGGCGCTGACAGAATATGACGGCAAGGATGAAGTCTACATTATCTCAAACCGGGAGGAACGATAA
- a CDS encoding aspartate carbamoyltransferase catalytic subunit, translating to MMTATKVKERSLLGLKELDHSEISQLLNRTAYWDNQSEKLTPVLGAHFISNMFFENSTRTRFSFEMAEKRLGAQVLNFTAAASSVEKGESIYDTVRTLESMGIDAGVVRLKPAGVLQQLAEKVSIPLINAGDGNNEHPTQALLDLYTMSKTFGELKGLKVSIIGDIMHSRVARSNLWGLTKMGAEVQFCAPENMKAPELMAYAPYVSMEEALKADVVMMLRVQLERHATGMLQSAEEYRRQYGLTEERAATLGKSTIIMHPAPVNRNVEIDDAVVESSQSRIFPQMANGVPVRMAVLERALL from the coding sequence ATGATGACAGCAACCAAGGTGAAGGAACGCAGTCTGTTGGGACTTAAGGAGCTGGACCACTCGGAAATCAGCCAACTGCTGAACAGAACCGCCTACTGGGACAATCAAAGTGAGAAGTTAACGCCTGTGCTGGGAGCACATTTCATCTCTAATATGTTCTTTGAGAACAGCACGCGGACCCGGTTTTCCTTCGAAATGGCGGAGAAACGTCTTGGTGCTCAAGTGCTGAATTTTACAGCAGCGGCTTCCAGTGTAGAAAAAGGCGAGTCGATCTACGACACAGTGCGCACGCTGGAGTCCATGGGGATCGATGCTGGAGTTGTGCGTTTGAAGCCTGCAGGAGTGCTGCAGCAGCTGGCTGAGAAAGTCTCTATACCGCTCATCAACGCAGGGGACGGCAATAATGAACATCCTACCCAGGCGCTGTTGGATCTCTATACAATGTCCAAAACCTTTGGAGAACTGAAAGGCTTGAAAGTCTCAATTATCGGAGATATTATGCATAGCCGTGTAGCGCGCTCCAACCTTTGGGGGCTGACGAAGATGGGGGCTGAGGTACAGTTCTGTGCACCAGAGAATATGAAAGCTCCTGAACTTATGGCTTACGCTCCATATGTATCTATGGAAGAAGCACTTAAGGCCGACGTGGTGATGATGCTGCGTGTGCAGCTTGAACGTCATGCTACTGGCATGCTGCAATCAGCAGAGGAATACCGAAGACAGTACGGGTTAACGGAAGAACGTGCAGCTACACTCGGTAAAAGTACAATCATTATGCATCCTGCTCCGGTGAACCGGAATGTTGAAATAGACGACGCAGTGGTTGAGAGCAGCCAATCCCGGATCTTTCCGCAGATGGCGAACGGAGTGCCTGTACGGATGGCTGTTCTCGAAAGAGCCTTATTATAA
- a CDS encoding dihydroorotase, whose product MTVIIKNASVLNKEGVLERKHIVLQDGFISAVTDEYEAEGETAEIIDAEGKLLIPGLIDMHVHLREPGFEHKETIETGGRSAAKGGFTTIACMPNTRPVTDSPEVVLLVKEKAREAGLVKVLPYAAITKNELGRELTDFAALKEAGAIGFTDDGVGVQNAQMMKDAMKIAASLDMPVIAHCEDNSLVVGGCVAEGTFATANGLIGIPNESEAIHVGRDILLAEATGVHYHVCHVSTEQSVRLIRQAKEIGIKVTAEVCPHHLLLAEEDIPGMDANWKMNPPLRSRRDVEACIEGLLDGTLDIIVTDHAPHSEEEKAKGMELAPFGIVGFETAFPLLYTAFVATGKWDLSLLVNRMTAAPARVFRLNSGVLDIGAPADLTLIDLEQEREVDPSTFASKGRNTPFAGWKLKGWPVMTWVDGKAVWTERI is encoded by the coding sequence ATGACAGTGATCATTAAGAATGCCAGCGTACTGAATAAGGAAGGCGTACTAGAGCGCAAACATATCGTACTTCAGGATGGGTTTATCTCTGCTGTAACTGATGAGTATGAAGCAGAGGGTGAAACTGCAGAAATCATAGATGCTGAAGGCAAGCTGCTGATTCCAGGATTAATTGATATGCATGTGCATCTGCGCGAGCCAGGCTTCGAGCATAAGGAAACCATAGAAACTGGTGGTCGCTCGGCAGCTAAAGGCGGATTCACAACCATCGCTTGCATGCCTAACACCCGCCCAGTGACCGACAGCCCGGAAGTCGTGTTATTGGTGAAAGAAAAGGCGCGTGAAGCAGGTCTAGTTAAAGTGTTGCCTTATGCAGCCATTACGAAGAATGAGCTGGGTCGAGAGTTGACTGATTTTGCCGCGTTGAAGGAAGCCGGAGCCATTGGCTTTACGGATGACGGCGTGGGCGTGCAGAACGCGCAGATGATGAAGGATGCCATGAAGATCGCAGCCTCGCTGGATATGCCGGTTATAGCTCACTGCGAGGACAATTCGCTGGTAGTTGGTGGCTGTGTAGCTGAGGGGACATTTGCTACTGCAAATGGGCTGATTGGAATTCCGAATGAGTCGGAAGCCATCCACGTGGGTCGGGATATTTTACTCGCTGAAGCAACTGGGGTTCACTACCATGTATGCCACGTCAGCACAGAGCAATCGGTACGGCTGATTCGCCAAGCTAAGGAAATCGGCATTAAAGTGACTGCTGAGGTATGTCCCCACCATCTGCTGCTGGCCGAAGAGGATATCCCCGGTATGGACGCCAATTGGAAAATGAACCCGCCGCTGCGTTCCCGCCGCGATGTAGAAGCTTGTATCGAAGGGCTGCTGGATGGCACACTTGATATTATTGTTACGGATCATGCACCGCATAGCGAAGAAGAGAAGGCCAAGGGGATGGAGCTTGCTCCTTTTGGAATCGTTGGCTTTGAGACAGCTTTCCCGCTGCTATACACAGCGTTCGTGGCTACTGGCAAATGGGACCTTTCCTTGCTGGTAAACCGAATGACTGCAGCTCCGGCTCGGGTATTCCGGCTGAATAGCGGGGTGCTGGACATTGGAGCTCCAGCAGATCTAACGCTGATTGATCTGGAGCAGGAACGGGAAGTAGACCCAAGTACATTTGCCAGCAAAGGACGCAATACTCCCTTTGCCGGATGGAAGCTTAAGGGCTGGCCTGTAATGACTTGGGTAGACGGCAAGGCCGTATGGACTGAGAGAATCTAA
- the carA gene encoding glutamine-hydrolyzing carbamoyl-phosphate synthase small subunit, with product MQARLLLQDGTLFTGTAFGAEGEKTGEVVFNTGITGYQEVLSDPSYCGQIVTMTYPLIGNYGITRDDFESVRPFVHGFVVRRHETVPSNWRSEYSVDDLLKEYDIPGISEIDTRMLTRIIRHYGTMKAILTTSNKRVEELMEMMGDTTIEELRNQVARTSTATSYSSPGSKERIVLIDYGAKTGILRELNSRGCDVVVVPHDVSADEVRHLNPDGILLSNGPGDPKDVTYAVKTISELLGEYPIFGICLGHQLFALACGADTEKLKFGHRGGNHPVKELASGRCFITSQNHGYTVNEASVESTDLEITHINNNDKTVEGLKHTRYPAFSVQYHPEAAPGPHDSGYLFDRFLQMIADHKANTPVISRQAQLAANARITAPKPTAQLEAVKGAL from the coding sequence ATGCAGGCGAGATTGCTGCTACAGGACGGTACGCTTTTTACAGGGACCGCATTTGGCGCTGAGGGTGAGAAGACGGGCGAGGTTGTATTTAATACAGGGATTACGGGATATCAGGAGGTGCTGTCGGACCCATCCTATTGCGGGCAAATCGTAACTATGACGTATCCGCTGATCGGGAATTACGGCATTACTCGGGACGATTTCGAGTCCGTACGCCCTTTCGTGCACGGCTTTGTCGTGCGCCGTCATGAGACGGTACCGAGTAATTGGCGTTCCGAATACAGCGTTGACGACCTGCTGAAGGAATATGATATTCCCGGAATCAGTGAGATTGATACGCGGATGCTGACCCGCATCATTCGTCATTACGGCACCATGAAGGCTATCCTTACAACTTCCAACAAACGTGTCGAGGAATTGATGGAAATGATGGGCGACACCACGATTGAGGAGTTGCGCAATCAGGTAGCCCGCACCTCTACCGCTACAAGCTACAGCAGTCCGGGGAGTAAAGAACGGATCGTGCTTATCGATTATGGTGCAAAGACCGGCATCCTGCGCGAGCTGAATAGCCGCGGCTGTGATGTTGTTGTTGTGCCGCATGACGTATCAGCGGATGAAGTCCGCCATTTGAACCCGGATGGGATTCTGCTGTCGAATGGTCCTGGGGACCCTAAAGATGTAACTTATGCGGTCAAGACTATTTCCGAGCTGCTCGGTGAGTACCCAATCTTCGGAATTTGTCTGGGTCATCAGCTGTTTGCCCTGGCTTGCGGCGCAGATACAGAGAAGCTTAAATTCGGACATCGCGGTGGAAACCATCCGGTTAAGGAATTGGCAAGTGGCCGCTGCTTCATCACCTCCCAGAACCATGGCTATACAGTGAATGAGGCATCTGTGGAAAGTACAGATCTGGAAATCACGCACATCAATAACAATGATAAGACTGTCGAAGGACTTAAACATACCCGCTACCCCGCATTTTCGGTGCAATATCATCCGGAAGCGGCACCGGGACCGCATGACAGCGGCTATCTGTTCGATCGCTTTCTGCAGATGATTGCCGACCATAAGGCCAATACACCTGTAATCTCGCGCCAGGCGCAGCTTGCAGCGAATGCCAGAATCACGGCCCCGAAACCTACTGCACAGCTTGAAGCCGTGAAAGGAGCTCTATAA